A single window of Stomatohabitans albus DNA harbors:
- a CDS encoding polyribonucleotide nucleotidyltransferase: MSKLGKHVVNGTVGNAEIVFETGKVAGQAHGAVIAHLGGSTLLVTATASRDVRPGTDFFPLTVDFEERMYAAGKIPGSFFKREGKASEQAILTCRLVDRPMRPTFVEGLRNEVQIIMTSLAADQVNPLDVLGINGASAACMVAGLPFHGPVAGLRMGMDRDGRWTPFPTYQWMTEEGVFDLVVAGRLNKESGEIDILMVEAEATPNATQMVEMGATKPTEEVLGKALEEAKGYLKTLCDLQLEFVDKAGVNDHDLPISIDYTDEVYKAVERAAKKGLKKLYADEDMAKAERSEAVAELKEAALDEAFDVVTEDMTDEELERQALNAFKHLEKATIRRRIVKDGVRIDGRSATDIRPLAAEVGVLDRAHGSGLFTRGETQVLNIATLGMAREAQRIDTINPEEERTYIHHYNFPPYSVGETGFMRGPKRREIGHGALAERALVPVLPSTEDFPYTIRLVSEVLSSNGSTSMASVCGSTLSLMDAGVPIAAPVAGIAMGLIHEDGDYVTLTDIQGAEDAFGDMDFKVAGTADFVTALQLDTKLTGIPAHVLGNALTQAREARLEILDVMASAIKEPRPEVNPNAPRVHVEFIPADKIGEVIGPKGKIIREISDETGAQIDIEDENGRGVVRIYATDGAAADAALARVRQIANPVVPQVGERYFGTVVNTVDFGAFVSLTPGTDGLLHISKLGGSKRLSHADEAVDIGEKLWVEVTEVKNGGKYSLTLIDPEASSDVDPVVTPANEEPVARKTDRDDEKPARTKVTEDDDDEAPVRRARRRNTDDDQEKPRRARRRASSDDEDDTSVRRPRRRRSAGDDEEDAPVRRVRRRTRSAE, from the coding sequence ATGAGTAAATTAGGCAAACACGTTGTCAACGGTACGGTTGGCAATGCGGAAATCGTGTTTGAAACCGGCAAGGTTGCCGGTCAGGCCCACGGGGCCGTTATCGCCCATCTTGGTGGGTCCACCCTGCTGGTCACCGCCACGGCCAGCCGTGATGTACGTCCTGGCACAGACTTCTTCCCCCTTACCGTTGACTTTGAAGAGCGCATGTACGCTGCCGGTAAGATTCCTGGCTCCTTCTTCAAGCGTGAAGGTAAAGCCAGTGAACAGGCCATTTTGACCTGTCGTTTGGTTGACCGTCCCATGCGCCCCACCTTTGTTGAAGGGCTGCGCAACGAAGTTCAAATCATTATGACCTCCCTGGCCGCTGACCAGGTGAACCCCTTGGATGTGCTCGGTATTAATGGTGCCAGCGCCGCGTGTATGGTTGCCGGACTGCCCTTCCACGGTCCGGTCGCTGGCCTGCGTATGGGTATGGACCGCGACGGTAGGTGGACGCCATTCCCGACCTACCAATGGATGACCGAAGAGGGTGTCTTTGACCTGGTTGTTGCTGGTCGCTTAAATAAGGAAAGCGGCGAAATTGACATTTTGATGGTTGAAGCTGAAGCCACCCCCAATGCCACACAGATGGTTGAGATGGGTGCCACCAAGCCAACCGAAGAGGTACTCGGTAAGGCCCTAGAAGAAGCGAAGGGTTACCTGAAAACCCTCTGTGACTTGCAGCTTGAGTTTGTGGACAAGGCTGGGGTCAACGACCACGACCTTCCCATCAGCATTGATTACACTGATGAGGTCTATAAGGCGGTAGAACGTGCCGCAAAGAAGGGCCTCAAGAAGCTGTACGCCGATGAAGATATGGCCAAGGCTGAACGAAGTGAAGCGGTTGCAGAGTTAAAGGAAGCCGCCTTAGACGAAGCCTTTGACGTGGTCACCGAAGATATGACCGATGAGGAACTGGAACGCCAAGCACTCAATGCATTCAAGCATTTAGAAAAGGCCACCATTCGTCGTCGTATCGTTAAAGACGGGGTTCGTATTGATGGCCGTAGTGCCACCGATATCCGCCCCTTGGCCGCTGAAGTTGGTGTGCTTGACCGTGCCCACGGGTCTGGCTTATTTACCCGCGGTGAAACCCAGGTGCTCAATATCGCTACCTTGGGGATGGCTCGTGAAGCCCAGCGCATTGACACGATTAACCCCGAAGAAGAACGCACCTACATTCACCACTACAACTTCCCGCCCTACAGCGTTGGTGAAACAGGTTTCATGCGTGGCCCCAAGCGTCGTGAAATTGGCCACGGTGCCCTGGCTGAACGCGCACTCGTGCCCGTACTCCCCAGCACCGAGGACTTCCCCTACACGATCCGCCTAGTCAGTGAAGTACTGTCCTCTAACGGCTCCACCTCAATGGCCAGCGTGTGTGGGTCAACCCTGTCCTTGATGGATGCCGGTGTCCCAATCGCCGCTCCGGTAGCTGGTATCGCGATGGGGCTTATCCACGAAGATGGTGACTATGTAACCTTGACCGATATTCAAGGGGCAGAAGATGCCTTTGGGGATATGGACTTCAAGGTGGCTGGTACGGCTGATTTTGTGACCGCCTTACAGTTAGACACCAAGTTGACTGGTATTCCGGCCCATGTACTCGGCAATGCGTTAACCCAAGCACGTGAAGCTCGCCTTGAGATTCTTGACGTGATGGCCAGCGCGATCAAGGAACCACGTCCAGAGGTCAACCCCAACGCCCCGCGTGTCCATGTGGAGTTCATTCCAGCGGACAAGATCGGTGAAGTCATTGGGCCGAAGGGCAAAATCATCCGTGAAATCAGTGATGAGACGGGTGCCCAGATTGATATTGAAGACGAAAACGGGCGTGGTGTGGTGCGCATCTACGCCACCGACGGTGCCGCTGCTGATGCCGCCCTTGCTCGGGTCCGTCAAATCGCCAACCCCGTGGTCCCACAAGTTGGTGAACGCTACTTCGGTACGGTGGTCAATACCGTTGACTTCGGGGCATTTGTCAGCTTGACCCCTGGCACCGATGGGCTCTTGCACATCTCCAAGCTCGGTGGCTCAAAGCGTCTTTCCCACGCGGATGAAGCGGTAGACATCGGTGAAAAGCTCTGGGTTGAAGTCACCGAAGTGAAGAACGGTGGCAAGTATTCCTTGACGCTCATCGACCCGGAAGCCTCAAGCGACGTTGACCCAGTGGTCACGCCCGCCAATGAAGAACCGGTTGCGCGTAAAACTGACCGTGACGACGAAAAACCCGCACGGACAAAGGTGACCGAGGATGATGACGATGAGGCACCGGTCCGTCGGGCGCGTCGCCGCAATACCGACGATGACCAAGAAAAGCCTCGTCGTGCGCGCCGTCGCGCGAGCAGCGATGATGAGGATGACACCAGTGTGCGTCGTCCACGCCGTCGCCGGAGTGCCGGGGATGATGAAGAAGACGCCCCCGTTCGTCGCGTTCGTCGCCGTACCCGTTCCGCTGAATAG
- the rpsO gene encoding 30S ribosomal protein S15 → MAVKGNIDKASIIKEYATHEGDTGSPEVQVALLTARINHLTEHLKTHPKDHHSRRGLLMLVGQRRNLLKYLTNVDIERYRSLIARLGLRR, encoded by the coding sequence ATGGCCGTAAAAGGCAATATCGACAAAGCTTCCATCATCAAAGAATACGCCACCCATGAAGGTGACACCGGAAGCCCAGAGGTTCAGGTCGCGTTATTGACCGCCCGTATCAACCACTTGACAGAGCACCTCAAGACCCACCCCAAGGACCACCACAGCCGTCGTGGGTTGTTGATGCTCGTTGGTCAGCGCCGCAACCTGTTGAAGTACCTCACGAACGTGGACATCGAACGGTACCGTTCACTCATTGCCCGCCTGGGGCTCCGCCGCTAG
- a CDS encoding RlpA-like double-psi beta-barrel domain-containing protein: MATSDRLLFKYGPLPLALVALIGGGAVTSIALSFTQSKADPLPAPSLYAKVQATRDPQEFLPKEDNLPPVSPVKPEDHNQTLNDRVPEDLPKAVEVVPSEVPIEVPKISVAELPESLRPKNAPVPEPPAANPGTAPYAGGSQYSTPTLAPPGAQLAPQLPANAPVNVTHILPPSQGMMRINPLKLPPVPTGTLMEGLASWYGAEEHGTTTACMVTYDMYAPTLATRELPCGTPVLIVAKNGRMATATTTDWGPAEWTKRRFDLSPVVFEQLGNLSSGVIDVQVITLDQPKKLGR, from the coding sequence ATGGCAACTTCGGACCGCCTTCTGTTCAAATACGGCCCACTCCCCCTTGCGCTAGTCGCGCTCATCGGTGGTGGGGCGGTAACGTCTATTGCCCTGTCATTTACCCAGTCAAAGGCTGATCCGCTGCCGGCACCATCACTCTATGCAAAGGTGCAGGCAACTCGCGATCCACAAGAGTTCTTACCCAAAGAGGACAACCTCCCACCGGTCTCACCGGTGAAGCCGGAGGATCATAACCAAACGCTAAATGACCGGGTGCCTGAGGACTTACCAAAGGCCGTTGAGGTGGTGCCCAGTGAAGTACCTATTGAGGTACCCAAGATTTCAGTTGCCGAGTTGCCAGAATCCTTGCGCCCTAAGAATGCACCGGTACCCGAGCCCCCAGCCGCGAATCCAGGCACGGCACCCTATGCCGGTGGCAGCCAATACAGCACGCCCACACTCGCGCCCCCCGGCGCGCAACTCGCACCCCAGCTTCCGGCCAACGCGCCGGTTAATGTGACTCATATCCTTCCGCCCAGCCAAGGCATGATGCGCATTAACCCACTCAAACTCCCTCCCGTGCCAACGGGCACGTTGATGGAGGGGCTGGCCAGTTGGTATGGCGCTGAAGAGCACGGCACCACCACGGCGTGCATGGTGACCTATGACATGTATGCCCCAACCTTGGCGACCCGTGAACTGCCCTGTGGTACGCCGGTGCTTATTGTGGCGAAGAATGGGCGTATGGCAACGGCAACCACCACTGACTGGGGCCCTGCCGAATGGACGAAACGGCGTTTTGACCTTTCCCCGGTGGTCTTTGAGCAACTCGGCAACTTGAGTTCAGGCGTGATTGATGTGCAGGTCATCACACTGGACCAACCTAAGAAACTCGGTCGCTAA
- the ribF gene encoding riboflavin biosynthesis protein RibF, with product MGATVAIGMFDGLHIGHQRLIQQAIDDARANDRQCTVMTFAHHPMAVIAPDRQPTQLQRDEDRIAALSAIDGVDQVVPLHFHEGVRQMNADDFVRDIVVGRLEAEQVIVGANFRFGQDAKGTPEVIAKYVPITMADLCTVDGVIVSSTQIRDAIKTGWVERANEMLGRPHYLRSTVITGDQRGRTLGFPTANLDVRPEMTVPAIGVYAGLMHGAGYENVLTAVSIGYNTTFGHTPTLRVEAHLLDFDDDIYSELITIEFHHHLRGQERYPGKEALIEQLQKDCARTRELMS from the coding sequence ATGGGTGCAACGGTTGCTATTGGCATGTTTGATGGGCTTCATATTGGTCATCAGCGGTTAATACAACAGGCGATTGATGATGCACGTGCGAATGACCGGCAGTGCACGGTGATGACCTTTGCCCATCATCCAATGGCCGTGATCGCACCCGATAGGCAACCCACCCAACTGCAACGAGATGAAGACCGTATTGCTGCCCTGTCGGCGATTGATGGTGTAGACCAAGTGGTACCCCTACATTTCCATGAAGGGGTACGCCAGATGAACGCCGATGACTTTGTGCGTGACATTGTGGTTGGTCGTCTTGAGGCTGAACAGGTCATCGTGGGAGCCAACTTCAGGTTTGGGCAAGATGCCAAAGGTACCCCAGAGGTGATTGCGAAATACGTGCCAATCACGATGGCTGATCTGTGCACGGTTGATGGGGTGATTGTGTCGTCTACCCAGATTCGTGATGCCATTAAGACAGGTTGGGTGGAGCGAGCCAATGAGATGTTGGGCCGTCCGCATTATTTGCGTTCTACGGTGATTACGGGTGATCAGCGTGGGCGTACCTTGGGGTTCCCAACCGCGAATTTAGACGTGCGTCCAGAGATGACGGTACCGGCTATTGGGGTGTATGCCGGGTTGATGCATGGGGCGGGCTATGAGAATGTGTTGACTGCTGTGAGTATCGGGTATAACACGACGTTTGGGCATACGCCGACCTTGCGTGTTGAGGCGCATCTGCTTGATTTTGATGATGATATTTATAGTGAGCTAATCACGATTGAGTTTCATCATCACCTGCGTGGGCAAGAGCGATATCCGGGTAAAGAAGCGTTGATTGAGCAGCTTCAGAAGGACTGTGCGCGCACCCGCGAACTCATGAGCTAA
- the truB gene encoding tRNA pseudouridine(55) synthase TruB, protein MTDLAIDPNEGVIVIDKPAGMTSHDVVGKIRRLVGSRPGRKGKRQGPKVGHAGTLDPAATGVLVVCIGRATRLVPWLQAATKTYEATVRLGRTTDTLDDDGVETSTTDASHVTTDDVQGVLGQFIGDIEQIPPMVSAIRVDGERLHEKARRGEVVERNPRPVTIQSITIDGMGYEPYPHVALTVVCSAGTYIRTLADDIGQALGVGGHLTALRRTASGQSTLAEAVPLEGLDEAGLRAALQPPLTALSFLPTVTITSAMAEQLRNGQRPVALGLSTDTVAVDPDGYLVGIVHDVGNQLVSKLIMH, encoded by the coding sequence ATGACTGACCTTGCCATTGACCCCAATGAAGGGGTTATTGTCATTGACAAGCCGGCTGGCATGACCAGTCACGATGTGGTTGGCAAGATTCGTCGTCTTGTGGGTTCACGCCCTGGCCGTAAAGGCAAACGCCAAGGCCCTAAAGTCGGCCATGCCGGTACCCTCGACCCGGCAGCAACCGGTGTGCTCGTGGTGTGCATTGGGCGAGCGACACGACTGGTGCCGTGGCTGCAAGCGGCAACTAAAACCTATGAAGCCACGGTGCGATTAGGGCGCACCACCGACACCCTCGATGATGACGGGGTTGAGACCAGTACAACTGATGCAAGTCATGTGACTACCGATGATGTCCAAGGGGTGCTTGGCCAGTTCATCGGTGACATCGAGCAGATTCCACCGATGGTGAGCGCCATTCGGGTTGATGGGGAACGCCTCCATGAGAAAGCCCGGCGGGGTGAGGTGGTTGAACGGAACCCCCGGCCAGTGACTATTCAATCAATCACGATTGATGGCATGGGGTATGAACCGTATCCTCATGTGGCACTCACCGTGGTGTGTTCGGCTGGGACCTATATTCGTACCCTGGCAGACGATATAGGCCAAGCCCTCGGTGTAGGGGGCCATTTAACGGCATTGCGTCGCACCGCCAGTGGGCAGTCAACGTTGGCTGAGGCCGTGCCGCTTGAAGGGCTTGATGAGGCGGGTTTGCGAGCCGCATTACAACCACCGTTGACGGCGCTCTCCTTTTTACCAACCGTCACGATTACGAGTGCAATGGCTGAGCAGCTCCGTAACGGGCAACGCCCCGTGGCTTTGGGACTATCTACAGACACCGTGGCTGTTGATCCTGATGGTTACCTCGTTGGTATTGTGCATGATGTGGGCAACCAATTAGTGAGTAAGCTCATTATGCACTGA
- a CDS encoding bifunctional oligoribonuclease/PAP phosphatase NrnA → MSMTTPTDDAAIDAIVTTLRGAKRVLVTGHVNPDGDAIGSSRALALALRSLGIAADTSWGGDPAIADSSPKELSPTWVRFGGQETVVTYPKAEDYDVVVTCDTASFKRNGTLMPLLEAVPTVVVIDHHNTNDFYGDLHYIDPDQSSACGVVVRVIDALGVDLTPEMAELLLLGLTTDTGRFSYGRSPIYDHQFAARLIEAGANPDVINQVVFMSNPAAFLELTGLMLSRATLNDGIVISWVSQEDVQRIGIALDESEKILDHLRAIDEVCVAIVTREDAPGLWRTSFRGRIGMNVARIAQYFGGGGHTLAAGCTVRAKDYEDAIAQIYAAIEAVGISND, encoded by the coding sequence ATGAGTATGACCACCCCAACTGATGATGCTGCCATTGATGCTATTGTGACCACGCTCCGCGGTGCCAAGCGTGTGCTGGTTACCGGGCATGTGAATCCTGATGGTGATGCTATCGGGTCCAGCCGAGCCTTAGCCCTCGCATTACGTTCACTTGGCATTGCCGCAGATACCTCATGGGGTGGTGATCCAGCAATTGCTGACTCAAGCCCAAAGGAGCTGTCACCGACATGGGTACGCTTTGGTGGCCAGGAAACGGTGGTGACCTATCCCAAGGCTGAGGACTACGACGTTGTGGTTACGTGTGACACGGCCAGTTTCAAACGTAATGGCACCTTGATGCCACTCCTTGAGGCTGTGCCCACGGTGGTGGTTATCGACCATCACAATACGAATGATTTTTATGGTGACTTGCACTACATCGACCCCGACCAGTCCAGTGCGTGTGGGGTGGTTGTTCGTGTCATTGATGCCCTTGGGGTTGACCTGACCCCAGAGATGGCTGAGCTGCTGCTCCTTGGACTCACTACAGATACTGGTCGCTTTTCCTATGGGCGTAGCCCTATCTATGACCACCAGTTTGCGGCACGGTTGATTGAAGCTGGCGCCAACCCTGACGTGATCAATCAGGTGGTCTTTATGTCCAATCCCGCAGCGTTTTTAGAGCTCACGGGCCTGATGCTTTCGCGGGCAACGCTGAACGATGGCATCGTCATTTCTTGGGTGAGCCAAGAAGATGTGCAACGCATAGGCATTGCCCTTGATGAGAGTGAAAAGATTCTAGACCATCTGCGCGCCATAGATGAGGTCTGTGTGGCTATTGTGACCCGCGAAGATGCGCCTGGACTTTGGCGTACCTCATTCCGTGGCCGCATCGGCATGAACGTGGCTCGGATTGCCCAGTATTTTGGTGGGGGCGGGCACACGTTGGCGGCTGGTTGCACCGTCCGCGCCAAGGATTATGAAGATGCTATTGCCCAGATCTATGCGGCGATAGAAGCCGTTGGCATCAGTAATGACTGA
- the rbfA gene encoding 30S ribosome-binding factor RbfA: MSQAPKGARLAERIREHMALALQRVKDPRIGFVTVTDVRLTGDNDRATVYWTVLPDTEEEREKTTKGLSSARGLLRSELAHALGIRNVPELVFTYDDVAEHGRHIDEILAGLHPKEDLGEGEQADTSGDTPDAITEG; the protein is encoded by the coding sequence ATGAGTCAAGCACCCAAGGGCGCGCGGTTAGCCGAGCGCATTCGTGAGCATATGGCTTTGGCCTTACAACGGGTTAAAGACCCTCGGATTGGTTTTGTTACCGTCACCGATGTGCGATTGACTGGTGATAACGACCGGGCAACGGTGTACTGGACGGTGTTGCCAGATACCGAAGAAGAACGGGAAAAGACGACCAAGGGGCTGTCCAGCGCCCGTGGTTTGCTTAGGAGTGAGCTAGCTCATGCTCTGGGAATCCGTAATGTTCCCGAACTGGTTTTTACCTATGACGATGTAGCTGAACACGGTCGCCATATCGATGAAATTCTTGCCGGCCTGCATCCCAAAGAGGATTTAGGTGAAGGGGAACAGGCCGATACGTCGGGTGATACTCCAGACGCGATAACTGAAGGATAG
- the infB gene encoding translation initiation factor IF-2: MVPISKVRIYEIAKETGLSNKAVLARLADMGIEAKSHSSSIDAADAKKLMDSLGEARAKRQAKPVEDTKAEAEQYDLEDLSPSKGAKANRIVPPHLRGGGQADQEESPEARPATPPTPVASTPEGGTGAPRPATAPVQAFRPAPAPSASSDALTADGTPVVQPDPERPAPTPAPAQRPGGAPPVAQRPASTPPADEPAPSPSVSSGAAPAGTAQGKAGSISRPLDPRQAAKIAAAGVVRRADEVVVRPAPEPHRPVDQTAQNYSGDAPAQPRQPRGDQRRQGQARQGGQQRQSGQQRQGGQARQGGQQRQGGQGTPGVPRPGTPPRPGQPTAGQPAPADAQQRRRIESNLPREGSGKRHIPPPLKAAPANQHGGHGGGAGRPGGRPSGDRHQPQDQRNDGPAAPRPGQHRPKSKKKSKGDMTPQEQFEAENRSRQRRKKSGPVKATVEGPIEVMSGITVNELAKAMGVNPTDIIGVLFRMGEMVTVTQSISDDLVELVGAEMEADIRFVTAEMMEFGDVEDDDPADLVDRAPVVTVMGHVDHGKTKLLDAIRHADVVSGEAGGITQHIGAYQVTRQGRKITFIDTPGHEAFTAMRARGAKVTDVAVLVVAADDGVKPQTVEAIDHIKAADVPIIVAVNKIDKEGADPIRVRTQLTEYDLIAEEFGGQTTMVDVSALKGTNLDELLDLILLQADVQETKANPNREASGTVIEANLDRGRGAVATVLVRNGTLRQGDNLVAGIASCRVRAMFDDQGERVTEAEPAKPVQVLGWSDVPSAGDEFRVVEDERTAREIAAGRADRERKAELANRPRVMTLDTLSSAVAEGELTTVNLVIKGDVSGTVEAVAAEMNKLNVEGVRTRIVRKGVGAVTTDDVVLAEASNAIIIAFNVRPESNARHAIDESGVDLRQYSIIYKAIEDVEAAIKGMLAPEIEEVVLGRATVREVFKVPRAGFVFGSYVTEGVLRRNASVRVIRDGVVVADDQIASLRRFKDDVAEVATNYECGVGLTNFQDIKAGDEFECYTEQEVART; the protein is encoded by the coding sequence GTGGTCCCCATAAGCAAGGTTCGTATATACGAGATAGCCAAGGAAACCGGGCTGAGCAATAAGGCAGTCCTGGCTCGTCTTGCCGATATGGGTATTGAGGCGAAGTCCCACTCATCGTCCATTGATGCTGCCGACGCGAAGAAGCTGATGGATAGCCTTGGTGAAGCGCGTGCGAAACGTCAGGCGAAACCCGTTGAAGACACGAAGGCTGAGGCTGAGCAATACGATCTCGAAGACCTCAGTCCATCCAAAGGGGCAAAGGCTAACCGGATTGTCCCGCCACACCTGCGTGGTGGGGGTCAGGCAGACCAAGAAGAGAGCCCTGAGGCGAGGCCAGCGACACCGCCAACTCCGGTAGCCAGCACCCCCGAGGGTGGAACCGGTGCGCCACGTCCAGCGACCGCTCCAGTGCAAGCCTTCCGACCAGCACCGGCGCCCAGTGCCAGCAGCGATGCGCTCACGGCGGATGGAACGCCTGTTGTACAACCGGACCCTGAACGCCCGGCTCCAACTCCGGCTCCAGCTCAACGTCCTGGAGGGGCACCTCCGGTGGCGCAACGGCCGGCCTCAACACCTCCCGCAGATGAGCCTGCACCAAGTCCTAGCGTGTCGTCAGGTGCGGCTCCAGCGGGTACAGCCCAAGGCAAGGCGGGGTCTATTTCTCGTCCCCTTGACCCACGTCAAGCAGCCAAGATTGCCGCTGCCGGTGTGGTTCGTCGTGCCGATGAAGTTGTTGTTCGTCCCGCACCAGAGCCGCATCGTCCTGTTGATCAGACAGCACAGAATTACAGCGGTGACGCGCCAGCCCAGCCGCGCCAACCACGAGGCGATCAACGTCGTCAAGGACAGGCACGCCAAGGCGGCCAGCAACGCCAAAGCGGGCAGCAACGCCAAGGTGGACAGGCGCGCCAAGGCGGCCAGCAACGCCAGGGTGGGCAAGGAACTCCTGGGGTGCCACGTCCTGGTACACCCCCGCGTCCTGGTCAACCTACGGCGGGTCAACCAGCACCGGCTGATGCCCAGCAACGTCGCCGTATTGAATCAAATCTGCCGCGTGAAGGGTCTGGCAAACGTCATATCCCACCACCTTTGAAGGCAGCTCCCGCAAATCAGCATGGTGGTCATGGTGGTGGGGCTGGCCGTCCTGGTGGGCGTCCGAGTGGTGACCGTCACCAGCCACAAGATCAGCGAAACGATGGTCCAGCCGCACCGCGTCCAGGCCAACATCGCCCAAAGAGTAAGAAAAAGTCCAAGGGTGATATGACGCCTCAAGAGCAATTTGAGGCAGAGAATCGGTCACGGCAACGCCGCAAGAAGAGCGGTCCGGTCAAGGCCACCGTTGAAGGTCCCATTGAGGTGATGAGTGGGATTACGGTCAATGAGTTGGCTAAGGCCATGGGTGTGAACCCGACTGACATCATTGGTGTGTTGTTCCGTATGGGTGAAATGGTCACCGTAACCCAGTCCATTTCTGATGACCTCGTTGAGCTCGTTGGGGCAGAGATGGAAGCTGATATCCGCTTCGTTACTGCCGAAATGATGGAGTTTGGCGACGTAGAAGATGACGATCCAGCCGACCTTGTCGACCGTGCCCCAGTGGTGACCGTTATGGGTCACGTTGACCACGGTAAAACGAAGCTTCTTGACGCTATCCGTCATGCTGACGTGGTCAGTGGCGAAGCCGGTGGCATTACTCAGCACATCGGTGCCTACCAGGTCACTCGTCAAGGCCGCAAAATCACCTTTATCGACACCCCTGGTCACGAAGCGTTTACCGCCATGCGTGCCCGTGGTGCCAAGGTGACAGACGTTGCGGTGCTCGTCGTAGCAGCCGATGACGGGGTGAAACCACAGACCGTTGAAGCCATTGATCACATCAAGGCGGCTGACGTGCCGATCATTGTGGCGGTCAACAAGATTGATAAAGAAGGCGCAGACCCGATTCGGGTGCGTACCCAGTTGACGGAGTACGACTTGATTGCCGAAGAGTTCGGCGGTCAAACCACGATGGTTGATGTGTCAGCACTCAAGGGCACCAACCTTGATGAGCTTCTTGACCTGATCTTGTTACAGGCTGACGTTCAAGAAACGAAGGCCAATCCAAACCGTGAGGCCTCAGGTACCGTGATCGAAGCAAACCTGGACCGTGGGCGTGGGGCGGTTGCAACGGTGCTTGTTCGCAACGGTACGTTGCGCCAAGGTGACAACCTGGTGGCTGGCATTGCAAGCTGCCGTGTCCGCGCCATGTTTGATGATCAAGGCGAGCGGGTCACCGAAGCCGAACCTGCCAAACCTGTTCAGGTTCTTGGTTGGTCCGATGTGCCTAGTGCTGGTGATGAGTTCCGCGTGGTCGAAGATGAACGTACCGCCCGTGAAATTGCGGCTGGTCGTGCTGACCGTGAACGCAAGGCCGAGTTGGCAAACCGTCCACGAGTGATGACGTTGGATACCTTGTCCTCAGCTGTTGCCGAAGGCGAACTGACTACCGTCAACCTGGTTATCAAGGGTGATGTGTCCGGTACGGTCGAAGCTGTTGCCGCAGAGATGAACAAGCTCAATGTTGAAGGGGTTCGCACCCGTATTGTCCGTAAGGGCGTGGGTGCGGTGACCACTGATGATGTGGTGCTTGCTGAAGCATCAAATGCGATCATCATTGCCTTCAATGTCCGACCTGAAAGTAACGCCCGCCACGCCATTGATGAGTCTGGCGTTGACTTGCGTCAATACTCCATCATCTACAAGGCGATTGAAGATGTTGAAGCGGCCATCAAGGGCATGTTGGCTCCTGAGATTGAAGAAGTGGTCTTGGGTCGTGCCACCGTGCGTGAGGTCTTTAAGGTGCCGCGTGCGGGATTTGTCTTTGGTTCCTACGTGACCGAAGGGGTACTTCGCCGCAATGCGAGTGTGCGCGTCATCCGAGATGGGGTTGTCGTGGCTGATGACCAGATCGCCTCGTTGCGTCGCTTTAAGGACGATGTGGCCGAAGTGGCAACCAACTACGAATGTGGTGTGGGCCTGACCAATTTCCAAGACATCAAAGCCGGTGACGAGTTCGAGTGCTACACCGAACAAGAAGTCGCACGAACATAG